In Cryptomeria japonica chromosome 1, Sugi_1.0, whole genome shotgun sequence, the sequence ACAAAACCTATAAAAAAATTCTCCGCCGGTTTGAGTTAAGACACGTGTATATATGTTAGTATAGGAACCTTTGCCAACAGTAAAGGGGCAGTGTCTATGCAGTCAGCTTAAACCATGTCACAAGACAACTATTTTACATTTACTAAATACGTCATAGAATTGCTTTGACTGACAGCGAGAGCATAGGCCCAAATAGATGAAACATGCCGATTTGGAACCATCAATAAAAGACAAATAAATGTGGCAATAAGCACGGGCATATAAGGAAAGAATGGTCGTCAAAGTAAGCTAAACATCCACTCGGCGACAAGTCATAAGAAAAGCCATCGCTTTCTTCCCAAAATTAAATCTGCCATTTTTTCCTTTCCATTAAAAAGACGATTCTGGACTACAGATGGTTAATTCTAATTTGTTAAGTGAATGTTATGTTGGTACTTCAGTactctaaaaaataaaatattaacaatGTGCGATGAGATTTTTTATGGAGGTTTGTTGTTGGTCAAGATTCCTATACTAGCATATATGCATACGTGCCTTAACTCATAACGAGGGACAATTTTTTATAGGATTGTTGTGGCTCATAAAGTCTAGTTTTCCTGATTGTGATCGAGTGTAAATCTGTTTAGATTTACCCACCTTTACAGAGATCTTATACCGTTGAGCTATTCGTCCAGCCTAAAAGTAAAGGTAAACAGTCGGTTGTATTTTGTTTATTTAGCAGGATAAAATTGACCATGTCCCATATCCTCTAAACGTTTCTAGAAACTTTGAAATCATTTTACTGGGAATGGCATGAATGGTTGTCTACTATATATTCAACTTTCTATTTTGCAAAAACAAGCATAGACAATCAAAATTTGTCGTCCACATTTTGCATACTATAAGAACCCTCTGTTGTTAGCAATGGGCAGCACCGCTTGGAGGATGAGTGTTGTGCAGAAGGCAGAAGAGATTAGGAAAGGGCCCTGGACATTAGAAGAAGATACCCAGTTAATTGCCTACGTAAGACTGCATGGTGCATGTCGTTGGAGTTCACTTGCCAAGATGGCAGGTTTGAAGAGAGATGGCAGGAGTTGCAGGATGAGGTGGCTTAATTATCTCCGCCCTGATATCAAGCATGGCACATTTACTCCCGAGGAAGATCGCTTAATCATTGAATTGCATAATAAATGGGGAAACAGGTAATGCCATTTTCAGTTACAATCTCCCTTATTGCATGTATCATTCGATTTTTTACTGTAAGAAAACTTTTTAATGTTTGAAATCATTTGTGTTGTGTTTTGTTTCCCTTTTATGCAGGTGGTCTTGGATTGCAAGGAGTTTACCAGGAAGAACGGACAACGAGATAAAAAACCATTGGAGAACCCATATCACGAAAATGTCTGAAGAGATTATTGGTATTTCTAGTTGGCCTCCAAGTTCTAAAACTAAAGCACAAATAAAGAAAGTAAGAGAAAAAATTGAGTCTTCTAGTAGTAAAATGACCAGGGATCAGCAAATGCCAGCAGTGAAAGAATGTTACCCACAATGTAGCGCACCCAATAATCTAAACAAGGAGAGCTGTGATACTCGTGAGTTTTATGATGGTTACCAAACGTCCCTAACCTCGCAAGAAGTACACCAAGAGTTTATAAACGAATCATCTGACATGGATACACAGAGCGACATGATAATTGATGCATCTGCAGCAAGTATGGTCCAACATAGCCCAACCTATTCCGTTAGAGATTCTCCAATGAATGTTTTGTCTGACAGTGAAGAGTTCTTATGGGATTATAATTCTATCGACTTATGGAATTTAgatgacgatgtccaaaatattcATAGGTAACTTCCGAGAAGTATACACTCCATGAATGCAACCTGGAAGGATTTATCATGTATTGAAGTTACCATTTCTTTATTCCTAAGTAGATTGGAAAATTAGCTTACGTGCTTAAAACGTAATTTACTTTACATCACGGATAAGGTGTATTGAGAAATCAAAATTGTTTAATTATAAGCTTCTAATGATGAAATGTGGTGGCCTTT encodes:
- the LOC131050235 gene encoding transcription factor MYB30-like; this translates as MGSTAWRMSVVQKAEEIRKGPWTLEEDTQLIAYVRLHGACRWSSLAKMAGLKRDGRSCRMRWLNYLRPDIKHGTFTPEEDRLIIELHNKWGNRWSWIARSLPGRTDNEIKNHWRTHITKMSEEIIGISSWPPSSKTKAQIKKVREKIESSSSKMTRDQQMPAVKECYPQCSAPNNLNKESCDTREFYDGYQTSLTSQEVHQEFINESSDMDTQSDMIIDASAAKANAAHIRLHMEKREGFTKVWLEYDSLNTVNCLSGRTNPSWMTTNMIKDCQDIINELVDFKILHVYQEGNKVADLLANLVVRYVTTKWWSSRDAFPKNLCEMARDDFCVNQ